One Acidobacteriota bacterium DNA segment encodes these proteins:
- a CDS encoding type II toxin-antitoxin system VapC family toxin, whose product MAWDPLPFDGSAARAYGCICSTQAARGRVGRRRFADLLIAATALAHDLPLYTRNPGDLTGLERLLAVRPL is encoded by the coding sequence GTGGCCTGGGACCCTCTGCCGTTCGACGGGTCGGCGGCCCGCGCGTACGGATGCATCTGCTCGACGCAGGCGGCCAGAGGACGCGTGGGCCGCCGCCGTTTCGCCGATCTCCTCATTGCCGCGACCGCCCTCGCGCACGACCTGCCGCTGTATACGAGGAATCCCGGCGACCTGACGGGCCTCGAACGTCTCCTTGCCGTCCGACCGTTGTAG
- a CDS encoding type II toxin-antitoxin system VapC family toxin, whose translation MFIDTNVLVRARFTVAPGHASARARLRDAVSGDQRPRISRQVVREYLAVVTRPQTWSAPLTMPDALRDVDWFTSTFDVLEDGPEVTLILTALCREVQVAGRQIHDANIVATMLAHAEGRLLTFDRGDFRRYGDRIALIDPAGDV comes from the coding sequence ATGTTCATCGACACGAACGTCCTCGTCCGTGCGCGTTTCACCGTTGCGCCGGGTCACGCCTCCGCGCGCGCACGGTTGCGCGATGCCGTCAGCGGCGACCAACGGCCACGCATCAGCCGACAGGTCGTGCGCGAGTACTTGGCCGTCGTGACGCGGCCGCAGACCTGGTCTGCGCCCCTGACCATGCCGGACGCCCTCCGCGACGTCGACTGGTTCACGTCCACGTTCGACGTCCTGGAAGACGGCCCGGAAGTCACCCTCATTCTCACGGCCCTGTGTCGAGAGGTCCAGGTGGCCGGACGTCAGATCCACGACGCGAACATCGTGGCGACCATGCTTGCCCATGCCGAGGGGCGCTTGCTGACGTTCGATCGGGGCGACTTCCGGCGATACGGCGATCGCATTGCGCTGATCGATCCGGCAGGAGACGTCTGA
- a CDS encoding sigma-70 family RNA polymerase sigma factor: MPCAWIDESGTPDGNAPPGGRLAASDSPARSVSRIRGPARSTGVSTSGDAVDTIREAGPGACAEESNGVSSAARAPRTVGAGAQQGALATGSAALADAPFDFDDLFRAQYGRVTSVISRVVRNPARAEELAVDAFLKLWRTPDAHGPRATAWVLRTALRLGIDELRRATRRARYAPLLKLVRHVPTPEDSAASGEERRRVLRVLAAIRREYAALLLLRSHGCSYDELAATLEIKASSVGTLLRRARQAFRKEYIRRHGQT, encoded by the coding sequence GTGCCCTGCGCATGGATTGACGAGTCCGGCACGCCGGACGGCAACGCGCCACCCGGGGGTCGACTTGCGGCAAGCGATTCGCCCGCAAGATCGGTGTCACGAATTCGAGGTCCCGCACGTTCTACAGGTGTGAGCACATCGGGTGACGCTGTAGATACGATTCGCGAGGCCGGGCCAGGAGCCTGCGCCGAAGAAAGCAACGGAGTGAGTTCTGCGGCGCGAGCTCCTCGGACGGTGGGGGCTGGGGCCCAACAAGGAGCCCTGGCGACGGGTTCGGCGGCGCTGGCCGACGCACCGTTCGACTTCGACGACCTGTTCCGGGCGCAGTACGGACGCGTCACCAGCGTCATCTCACGTGTCGTCCGGAATCCGGCGCGCGCCGAGGAGCTGGCCGTCGACGCGTTCCTCAAGCTGTGGCGGACGCCCGACGCGCACGGACCGCGCGCGACCGCATGGGTGCTCCGCACGGCTCTGCGATTGGGTATCGACGAATTGCGCCGGGCGACCCGGCGGGCCCGTTACGCACCGCTCCTGAAGCTCGTCCGGCACGTGCCGACCCCGGAGGACAGCGCCGCGTCCGGAGAAGAACGCCGGCGCGTGCTTCGCGTCCTGGCCGCCATTCGACGGGAGTACGCCGCGCTGCTGCTGCTCCGCAGCCACGGCTGCAGCTACGACGAGCTGGCGGCGACGCTCGAGATCAAAGCCTCATCCGTGGGCACGCTGCTCCGCCGCGCCCGGCAGGCGTTTCGCAAGGAGTACATCAGACGCCATGGCCAGACATGA
- a CDS encoding TlpA family protein disulfide reductase, translating to MARHDDPDLERWVDARMAALDPDRTGETKTERALAQLRVRATATHYRPVHAWLLAAGAAALLIAVLVTVERPQQHGSGDVPDFREHEPPSGSLADDGTLAPPTFEWQSRPSDQEVGSGVALSARGPASVPGIIPAVQRAAAPGFALPAMEGGDATPGNYAGQVLLLNFWATWCRPCRTEMPWFVEFQDAFAERGFAVLGVSVDDNRDVVREFLERSPVDYRIALADTAERLAPFGPITVLPTTWLIDRQGRLAATHVGLVDRVVLESEIQRLLAE from the coding sequence ATGGCCAGACATGACGATCCGGACCTCGAACGCTGGGTGGATGCCCGCATGGCGGCCCTGGATCCCGACCGGACGGGCGAGACGAAGACGGAACGCGCGCTGGCGCAACTGCGCGTGCGAGCGACAGCCACGCACTACCGCCCGGTTCACGCCTGGTTGCTGGCCGCGGGGGCCGCGGCATTGCTGATTGCGGTACTGGTGACCGTGGAGCGGCCGCAGCAGCACGGGTCCGGCGACGTCCCCGACTTCAGGGAACATGAGCCCCCGAGCGGAAGCCTCGCCGACGACGGTACTCTCGCGCCGCCGACGTTCGAGTGGCAGTCGCGACCGTCCGACCAGGAGGTCGGCTCCGGAGTCGCGCTGTCCGCGCGCGGACCCGCGAGTGTGCCCGGGATCATTCCAGCGGTGCAACGCGCGGCGGCACCGGGTTTCGCGCTACCGGCGATGGAAGGCGGCGACGCGACGCCGGGAAACTACGCTGGGCAAGTGCTGCTCCTGAACTTCTGGGCAACGTGGTGCAGGCCGTGCCGCACCGAGATGCCCTGGTTCGTGGAGTTCCAGGATGCGTTCGCCGAACGCGGTTTTGCCGTGCTCGGGGTCTCCGTAGACGACAACCGGGATGTCGTGCGCGAGTTCCTGGAGCGGAGCCCGGTCGACTACCGCATCGCGCTCGCCGACACAGCAGAGCGGCTGGCGCCGTTCGGTCCGATCACGGTGCTGCCCACGACTTGGCTCATCGACCGCCAGGGGCGGCTGGCCGCCACGCATGTCGGTCTCGTGGACCGGGTTGTCCTCGAGAGCGAGATCCAGCGACTGCTGGCCGAATGA
- a CDS encoding ABC transporter permease → MPAADLLARLRGLLRRGREDDETAEELRFHLEMEAAKNVRAGMGPGEARRQAHLRLGGTEAIREAVRDARGGRPLEDLLRDFGYALRGARRNPAFTLAAIVSLAIPIGFNTTIFTIVDSVLFRPLPLVRPAQLVDVYTSDPEDRYTTSSYPDYLDLRAENDVFTDMAAHSPILAVMRVDEDVNLVVGETVTGNYFRFLGVQPVLGRLLAPEDDQPGAPRVAVISSGLWTRAFGGDPAVVGRVLRIRSQPYVVVGVAPPAFFGMPPIPGPDLWTPMTWVDDVTPIGILKFVTSPGETRLERRGQRWMFIKGRLRDDVTLARAEARLDVRMADLAAVYPESNEDRQVSLTLTDDMRLPPPVAGPVRLGAAGLMLVVGIVLLVACANVMGMLLARGVARRREIGVRLAIGAGRGRLVRQLLTESLVLSAFGAAAGLALAWSLLRVLAIMESPIGPIPVTLAFTLDARAFLFTAALATGAGVLAGLVPALGATRPNLVRDLNGAVAVARAGSRRWLLRDALVAGQLAATVPLLVLAGLLARSAAGTTVGVSLGFDPDRIAAVGTDLNVIGYERERADRFVRNALERVQSLPGVEAAALASRAPLDLSFSPQNVLVPGLHGPADRGTPVDTTGVSADYFDTLGVPLLQGRPFTTADTPESPPVAIVSHAMALRFWPEGTAIGRRFRLAEWDGVEYEVVGVSSDYKVRFPTEEPASYLHLAASQRLRTGAVILARTKGDAAALSADIRRELRGMEPELFFFLQGDTLRETADVTMLPFRIGASVASASGLVAMVLGAIGLYGVIACLVAGRTREFAIRAALGARSGILLRHVLATGAWVVAAGVGAGAGLALLATRVAAQAANGIAPADPLVWGSVLLLLVAVCTAAFAGPARRMVKLDVPRALRMD, encoded by the coding sequence ATGCCGGCAGCGGATCTGCTGGCCCGGCTCCGCGGTCTGCTGCGCCGCGGGCGGGAGGACGACGAAACCGCCGAGGAGTTGCGCTTCCACCTGGAGATGGAGGCGGCGAAGAACGTGCGCGCCGGCATGGGTCCGGGCGAGGCCCGCCGGCAGGCGCACTTGCGCCTCGGCGGCACGGAAGCGATACGGGAGGCGGTCCGGGATGCGCGCGGCGGGCGGCCCCTGGAGGATCTGCTTCGCGACTTCGGCTACGCGCTGCGCGGCGCGCGCCGGAACCCCGCCTTCACCCTCGCCGCGATCGTGTCGCTGGCGATTCCCATCGGCTTCAACACCACCATCTTCACGATCGTCGACTCGGTCCTGTTCCGCCCGCTGCCACTGGTTCGTCCCGCGCAGCTCGTCGACGTCTATACCAGCGACCCCGAGGATCGCTACACGACGAGCTCCTATCCGGACTACCTCGATCTGCGCGCGGAGAACGACGTGTTCACCGACATGGCCGCGCACTCGCCGATTCTCGCGGTGATGCGCGTGGACGAGGACGTCAACCTCGTGGTGGGTGAGACGGTGACCGGCAACTACTTTCGGTTTCTCGGCGTTCAGCCGGTGCTCGGCCGGCTGCTGGCGCCGGAGGACGACCAGCCCGGCGCCCCGCGCGTGGCCGTGATCTCCAGCGGGTTGTGGACGCGGGCCTTCGGAGGGGATCCGGCCGTAGTGGGACGGGTCCTCCGTATCCGGTCGCAGCCGTACGTCGTGGTCGGCGTGGCGCCGCCCGCGTTCTTCGGCATGCCGCCCATACCGGGCCCGGACCTGTGGACGCCGATGACCTGGGTCGACGACGTGACGCCGATCGGCATCTTGAAGTTCGTGACCTCGCCGGGCGAGACCCGGCTCGAGCGCCGCGGACAGCGCTGGATGTTCATCAAGGGACGGCTCCGCGACGACGTCACCCTCGCCCGGGCGGAGGCGAGACTCGACGTGCGCATGGCGGACCTCGCGGCCGTCTACCCCGAATCGAACGAGGATCGACAGGTGTCGTTGACCCTGACGGACGACATGCGGCTGCCGCCCCCGGTGGCCGGCCCGGTGCGGCTCGGCGCCGCCGGCCTGATGCTGGTAGTCGGCATCGTCCTGCTGGTGGCGTGCGCGAACGTGATGGGCATGCTGCTCGCCCGCGGCGTGGCGCGCCGCCGGGAAATCGGCGTGCGGCTCGCCATCGGCGCCGGCCGGGGACGCCTCGTCCGGCAGTTGCTCACCGAGAGCCTGGTGCTGTCGGCGTTCGGGGCCGCGGCGGGCCTGGCCCTGGCGTGGAGCCTGCTGCGTGTGCTCGCCATCATGGAATCTCCTATCGGTCCGATTCCCGTCACCCTGGCGTTCACGCTCGACGCGCGCGCGTTCCTGTTCACGGCGGCGCTGGCGACGGGAGCCGGCGTGCTGGCGGGTCTGGTGCCGGCGCTCGGCGCCACGCGGCCGAACCTGGTGCGCGACCTGAACGGCGCGGTTGCCGTCGCGCGCGCCGGGAGCCGCCGGTGGCTGCTGCGCGATGCGCTGGTGGCGGGGCAGTTGGCGGCCACGGTGCCGCTGCTGGTGCTCGCGGGCCTCCTGGCCCGGAGCGCCGCGGGGACGACGGTCGGCGTCTCGCTCGGGTTCGATCCGGACCGCATCGCGGCAGTCGGCACCGACCTGAACGTGATCGGCTACGAGCGGGAACGTGCGGACCGCTTCGTGCGCAACGCGCTCGAACGGGTGCAGTCGCTGCCGGGGGTGGAGGCGGCAGCGCTGGCCTCGCGGGCGCCCCTGGATCTGTCGTTCAGCCCGCAGAATGTCCTCGTGCCGGGCCTGCACGGTCCGGCCGACCGCGGCACGCCGGTGGACACGACGGGTGTGTCGGCGGACTACTTCGACACGCTGGGCGTCCCGCTGTTGCAGGGGCGGCCCTTCACGACCGCCGACACGCCGGAATCACCGCCCGTAGCCATCGTCAGCCACGCGATGGCTCTCCGCTTCTGGCCGGAGGGGACGGCGATCGGGCGGCGGTTCCGCCTGGCCGAGTGGGACGGCGTCGAGTACGAGGTGGTCGGCGTGTCGTCCGACTACAAGGTGCGGTTCCCGACGGAGGAGCCGGCGTCCTACCTGCACCTCGCGGCGTCGCAGCGCCTGCGCACGGGCGCCGTGATTCTCGCCCGCACCAAGGGCGACGCGGCGGCGCTGTCCGCCGACATCCGCCGGGAGCTGCGCGGGATGGAACCCGAACTGTTCTTCTTCTTGCAGGGAGACACGCTCCGCGAGACGGCCGACGTCACCATGCTGCCCTTTCGGATCGGGGCCTCGGTAGCCAGCGCCTCCGGCCTCGTGGCCATGGTGCTCGGCGCCATCGGCCTCTACGGCGTCATCGCCTGTCTCGTCGCCGGAAGGACGCGCGAGTTCGCGATCCGCGCGGCGCTGGGAGCCCGCTCCGGCATACTGCTCCGGCACGTGCTGGCCACGGGAGCGTGGGTCGTCGCCGCCGGCGTCGGCGCCGGCGCCGGCTTGGCTCTGCTCGCGACGCGTGTCGCCGCACAGGCGGCCAACGGGATCGCACCGGCGGACCCGCTGGTGTGGGGAAGCGTCCTCCTGCTGCTCGTCGCCGTCTGCACGGCGGCCTTCGCGGGGCCGGCCCGGCGCATGGTCAAGCTCGACGTGCCGCGTGCCCTGCGCATGGATTGA